ACTTATGGCCACAACACTTTATGGAGCAACCATCGTAGGAGTCGAGGCACTTGGCGTATCGGTGGAAGCACAAATTCTTTGTTCTTTGCGGCGGTTTTCCCTGGTAGGGCTACCTGATAATGCATTGCGCGAATCCAAAGATAGGGTACGCTGTGCCGTTGAAAATAGCGGTTTCTCCTTCCCCATGCACGAAGTCATAGTGAGTCTAGCGCCGGCATCATTGCCAAAATACGGGGCTGGTTTTGATTTAACCATTGCACTCTCCGTCCTCGCGGCAGATGGAAAGATCTCTCACTCTCCAGCAAACAAATATCTAATATTGGGCGAGCTTGCACTAGATGGGCGTGTAAAAGGCGTCCCCGGAGCATTGGCCGTGGCGTCGTATGCCGCCAGCAATGGTTTTTCAGCAGTGTTACTCCCGGAGGCAAATGCTGCCACTGCGGCTGTGGTTGAGACGATTCCAGTTTTTGCCATTAAGTCCCTAGTTCATGCTGTTGAATTCTTAAATGGGAATCTCGATATAGAGAGATCCCTTCCGACCACGAAGAGCCCAACAAACGGACGGCGCTATTGTTTTGGCGATGTTGTCGGCCAACATAACGCCAAGCGCGCTTTAGAAATCGCCACTGCTGGGGGGCATAATTTGCTTATGGTTGGCCCACCAGGAGTCGGAAAAAGCATGCTCGCAAAGCGAGCTTCCTCGCTTTTGCCCGAGCTTAACCGCGAGGAAATGATTGAGATAACGAAGATACATTCGCGAAGCACCGAGTCTCCGAATGGTCAAGGCGATTTTCAAGAACTAATCACTACGCGCCCGTTTCGCAACCCCCATCACACCACTAGCACTGCGGGGCTCATTGGCGGTGGTTCCAATGCAGTGCCGGGAGAAATATCGCTCGCCCATTGCGGAGTGCTTTTTCTAGACGAGCTAACCGAATTTAATCGAAATGCACTGGAGTCGCTGCGCGAACCCCTTGAAAACAGAAAAATAACTATTAGTAGGGCTAATTACCGCATCACATTGCCTTCGGATTTTATACTCATAGCAGCAATGAATCCATGCCCCTGTGGCAAAAAAGGTTCAACCGAGCAGAACTGCACCTGCAGCTTGACCACAATGCAAAAATACAACGCAAAACTATCTGCCCCATTATTGGATCGCATCGATCTGCACATTTGGGTTCCACAAATTTCGGTAGACAAGATGCAAGCGGGCAATAAGGAGGCAGATCCAACTGACAAAATGATTGACAGTGTTAGTCGCGTGCGACAAGTACAATCCTCGCGCTACCAATCTCACAAGGTTCTTAACGGGACAATGGCCACGAGTGACATACGGCGCTTTTGTATCTGCTCATCACCAGTAAGCAAGGTAGTCGAATCAGCAGCTAGGCGCCTACAACTAAGCGCTCGCGGCTACACCAGGTTATTAAAAGTATCGAGGACTATTGCCGATCTGGACGACTGCGCCGAAATCCAAGAAAAACACGTCTGCGAGGCAATTTCGTATCGTTCCTTTATAAAAAACGTGCCATCGACCGTTTGAGGTCTTATGGGCGAGCTTTTCGGCTGGCCCACAACAAAGCACTCACAGCGCCAATTATAAGTAAAGGCGCTAGATCTCCTAAACGTGCATATATAGTCTCAACCGCGAGGGGCTTTACGTCTGCTATGAGATAATCATTGCTGAAAATCTCCAAATCTCCCTGAGTCCTTCCCAAAGGATCGATAACAGCCGTATATCCAGTGTTGGTTACTCTAAGCAAAAATCTCCTTGTCTCAATGGCTCGCCAGGCGGCTAAAAGGTTGTGTTGAAAGGGCGCTGCCGTCCTGCCATACCAAGCATCATTTGTAAGATTTACTAGAATATTAGCACCCTTAAGAACTGCCTCTCTAGCAAGACTAGAAACCAAATCCTCATAGCAAATTAACGGCATGACTTTTACTTGCTGCTCCTCTACTACTCCCTCCGCCCCCATTAGGCGCAAATTAAAAGAAATCGGCTCGCTTAATTTACCACTATCAAAGTTGCCAGTCTGCGGACTAAGACTCTGCAAAAAAGGGAACTCCCGAGCAAATGGGATATACTCACCAAATGGCATCAATACGCGCTTGTGATATCTCCCTACAACATCGCCGCGTTCGTCGACACCAAAGGCAGTGTTGTAGTAGGCAAACCGTATAAGCTCAATATACTCTCTGCTAACTCCGCCATAGACAGCCGCCAATATAGCTTGAACTTCAGCAGTCGATCTCTCTGCATACGACAAACCTCCATAGAGAAGATTTACAGGCTTATCCGGCAAAAGTTCATTCTCGGTGCTAACGACCGATGTCAAATTTTCAGGGGCCCATGCATTGACGACAGATTCGGGCCAAAACACGAGTTCAGCACCTTCGTCAACAGCCGTGGCCGAAAGCTCCCGATACCGTTCTAAATTGCTTTCTAAGTAATTTACATCGCCCTTTTGCTTTGCATCTAAATTCCCTTGAACAAGAGCTACTCTTACCGATGCTGCCTTCTCTAACGCTCCCAAAACTGCATTACTGCGCCAGGCGCCCACTGATAAGAGACAAGCTGACAACACAAAAAGAAGTGAAATAAAACGCTTCGCTCTAGGCTTACCCAACACCAAGAGCGACACCGCCTCACCCCACAACAGCATAATGAAACTTAAAACATTCGCCCCGAAAATATCCGCTAGGCCAGAAAACCAGACCCAAGTTATCTGCGTATGCGCAATCGCCCAGGGAAAAATCCTAGGCATAAAGCTCTCTACTATTAACCAAGACAAGGCAAAACAGGGAAACCCTCCGTAACCGCCACCGCCAATGAATCTGCTAATTACACCACAAAGTACAAACTGTAGAGCTGAATACCAACAAAATAATGAAAAGATTATGGCGGCTAAAGGGTAATTGAAGCCTCCAAAAAAATGCACCGTCTCTACGAGCCAATAAAAACCAATGACGCTTAAAACGAGCCCACTAAAAAACAATCCTACCATTACGCGCCGCGAAGTATTTACGGCATGGCAAAGAAACAACGCTCCAAGCCAGCCCAAAATTACGCTGGCAAATGTCTGAGGGAACAAAAAAGCGGACCCAATAAGCGCCCCTGCTAGGCCAAATAAAAAGTAATTCCTAAACAAGGAGCTCCCTACCGCCACTTGCTAAGATTTCCCTTCCGAGCTGGACTCCCAGCAAATACGCACTAGCTCTATCTCCCACAAGCGTTCTTTCAACACAAATCTTGCCATCACGAGAAAGCACTCTACATACTACCCTAACACTGCCTTCAGAAGCCTTTGCATAGATACCTACGGCTGAATTGCAATCTGCATTCAACACACCAATGCACCCGCGCTCCGCCTCCCACTCACATAACGTCTCAGCATCAATCAATGTCTTAATGCTGTCTACGACGAACGTGTTTCCACTACGCACTTGAGCTACCAAGATTCCTTGATTAATAGCTGGAAGCATAACCTCGGGCGCAATTTGCTCAACTACTTCACTAGATAGACCAAGTCTATTAATGCCCGCCTCCGCTAAGACAATGCCATGCAAACACTTGCTTCCCTTCAATTTCTCTAAGCGAGTAGGAACATTTCCTCTATGCTCAACTACTTCAATATCGCTTCGATACCGCAGCAACTGGCTCTTGCGACGAATACTCGACGTTCCAATCACTGCTCCAACTGGCAAGCACTCCAAAAACTTCCCCTCAACATCTCTAGCACTCTCCCTAACCCTCGGATGCGGAATAAACACGTCAAACGCGCTTTCCCTCCTTAGAACTGGAATTAATATCGTATCCTTATCAATATCGACTGGAACATCTTTGCCCGAATGAATAGCCAGATCAGCTCTACCTTCCAAAATTGAATCTTCTAGCTCCCGAATCCAATCCTTCTTGTCTCGCTTTATAGGTGCCACCTCGTCACTCTTGCGATCTCCGGTGGTGTTCATTTCTAGCAGTTTCGCGTTATAGCCAATAACCTGCATTATCCGACGCGCCACGAGGTTACTTTGCTCCACCGCCAAAGTGCTTTTCCGAGTAGCTATGCAAAAGACGTAGCTCTTATCTCTCACAACTCAATGCCTCTCCAAATTTAATTGGCCCCTTTGCACACCGCTCACTTAGACAAATGCGCCCCGGCTCAAACAATAATATGACCGTAGAACCCATCTTGAATGTAGCCAAACGCTCACCAACCATAACACCCTTCCCCGGCGAATAATTGCGCTGCTCAGTTCCGCAATTTTG
This Deltaproteobacteria bacterium DNA region includes the following protein-coding sequences:
- the lnt gene encoding apolipoprotein N-acyltransferase — encoded protein: MAVGSSLFRNYFLFGLAGALIGSAFLFPQTFASVILGWLGALFLCHAVNTSRRVMVGLFFSGLVLSVIGFYWLVETVHFFGGFNYPLAAIIFSLFCWYSALQFVLCGVISRFIGGGGYGGFPCFALSWLIVESFMPRIFPWAIAHTQITWVWFSGLADIFGANVLSFIMLLWGEAVSLLVLGKPRAKRFISLLFVLSACLLSVGAWRSNAVLGALEKAASVRVALVQGNLDAKQKGDVNYLESNLERYRELSATAVDEGAELVFWPESVVNAWAPENLTSVVSTENELLPDKPVNLLYGGLSYAERSTAEVQAILAAVYGGVSREYIELIRFAYYNTAFGVDERGDVVGRYHKRVLMPFGEYIPFAREFPFLQSLSPQTGNFDSGKLSEPISFNLRLMGAEGVVEEQQVKVMPLICYEDLVSSLAREAVLKGANILVNLTNDAWYGRTAAPFQHNLLAAWRAIETRRFLLRVTNTGYTAVIDPLGRTQGDLEIFSNDYLIADVKPLAVETIYARLGDLAPLLIIGAVSALLWASRKARP
- a CDS encoding YifB family Mg chelatase-like AAA ATPase, with product LMATTLYGATIVGVEALGVSVEAQILCSLRRFSLVGLPDNALRESKDRVRCAVENSGFSFPMHEVIVSLAPASLPKYGAGFDLTIALSVLAADGKISHSPANKYLILGELALDGRVKGVPGALAVASYAASNGFSAVLLPEANAATAAVVETIPVFAIKSLVHAVEFLNGNLDIERSLPTTKSPTNGRRYCFGDVVGQHNAKRALEIATAGGHNLLMVGPPGVGKSMLAKRASSLLPELNREEMIEITKIHSRSTESPNGQGDFQELITTRPFRNPHHTTSTAGLIGGGSNAVPGEISLAHCGVLFLDELTEFNRNALESLREPLENRKITISRANYRITLPSDFILIAAMNPCPCGKKGSTEQNCTCSLTTMQKYNAKLSAPLLDRIDLHIWVPQISVDKMQAGNKEADPTDKMIDSVSRVRQVQSSRYQSHKVLNGTMATSDIRRFCICSSPVSKVVESAARRLQLSARGYTRLLKVSRTIADLDDCAEIQEKHVCEAISYRSFIKNVPSTV
- the hemC gene encoding hydroxymethylbilane synthase, which gives rise to MRDKSYVFCIATRKSTLAVEQSNLVARRIMQVIGYNAKLLEMNTTGDRKSDEVAPIKRDKKDWIRELEDSILEGRADLAIHSGKDVPVDIDKDTILIPVLRRESAFDVFIPHPRVRESARDVEGKFLECLPVGAVIGTSSIRRKSQLLRYRSDIEVVEHRGNVPTRLEKLKGSKCLHGIVLAEAGINRLGLSSEVVEQIAPEVMLPAINQGILVAQVRSGNTFVVDSIKTLIDAETLCEWEAERGCIGVLNADCNSAVGIYAKASEGSVRVVCRVLSRDGKICVERTLVGDRASAYLLGVQLGREILASGGRELLV